One stretch of Acidobacteriota bacterium DNA includes these proteins:
- a CDS encoding Mur ligase domain-containing protein, with the protein MQNLYERAERLYFLPIGGTAMAPLAGMLHEAGHHVEGVDSELYPPMSTLLAELGIPVRLGFDPEKMPTDIDRVIIGNAIPRHNPEATAVLEQRIPHLSQAEAVAHYVLARGLDSIVVAGTHGKTTTSAMVAWILERAGVDPSYLIGGLPRWNQRGFRLGGGRHLVIEGDEYNSAFFDRGAKFLHYRPRIFLIGPVEFDHADLYPDLDGILTAFRAGAALVPRDGSVIVNAWREEAVTAARDATAHIILVGPHPDCPLQLASWQPEGDRSTAIIRWRGEEHLLELSHAGLHNLQNAAMAVAAAVSAGIGIATAVTCIKSFPGVARRMDVVGEAAGVIVVDDFAHHPTALGVTVAAARQRWPNRRLVVAFEPRSLTAARRSFHDAYVANLAGADLVMVAPPYHRNRLEATDVLDRCDLARALEERGVTALMPNEEDDVVDQLLGVLQPGDVVIGCSSGAFGGMHRKLIEALQSGDER; encoded by the coding sequence TTGCAGAACTTATACGAGAGGGCCGAGCGTCTCTATTTCCTACCGATCGGGGGCACGGCGATGGCGCCACTGGCCGGGATGTTGCATGAGGCCGGTCATCACGTCGAGGGCGTCGACTCTGAGCTTTATCCCCCCATGAGCACCCTTCTCGCAGAGCTTGGCATCCCGGTTCGGCTCGGTTTCGATCCCGAGAAGATGCCGACCGATATCGACCGAGTCATCATCGGCAACGCAATTCCCCGTCACAATCCGGAGGCTACGGCGGTCCTCGAGCAACGCATTCCCCACCTGTCGCAAGCGGAGGCTGTCGCGCATTACGTCCTCGCTCGCGGTCTCGACAGTATAGTCGTTGCAGGAACCCACGGAAAAACCACCACGTCAGCTATGGTGGCGTGGATCCTGGAGCGGGCGGGAGTCGACCCGAGCTATCTCATTGGTGGCCTGCCACGATGGAACCAACGTGGCTTCCGCCTCGGTGGTGGGCGCCACCTGGTCATCGAGGGAGACGAGTACAACTCTGCGTTCTTTGACCGAGGCGCGAAGTTCCTTCATTACCGTCCGCGGATCTTCCTGATCGGTCCGGTCGAGTTCGACCATGCCGACCTATACCCTGACCTGGACGGTATCCTGACCGCTTTCCGCGCCGGGGCGGCTCTCGTCCCGCGTGACGGCTCGGTAATCGTCAACGCATGGCGCGAGGAGGCGGTCACCGCAGCCCGGGACGCGACAGCGCACATCATCCTCGTTGGACCTCATCCCGACTGCCCGCTGCAGCTCGCCTCGTGGCAGCCTGAGGGCGATCGCAGCACAGCCATCATCCGGTGGCGGGGGGAGGAGCATCTTCTTGAGCTCTCGCACGCCGGCCTTCACAATCTACAAAACGCCGCCATGGCGGTTGCTGCTGCTGTTTCGGCCGGGATAGGGATCGCAACGGCGGTGACGTGTATCAAGTCCTTTCCGGGCGTTGCGAGGAGGATGGACGTCGTCGGTGAAGCTGCTGGCGTCATTGTGGTTGACGATTTCGCTCATCATCCGACGGCCCTCGGGGTGACGGTTGCTGCCGCCCGACAGCGATGGCCAAACCGCCGACTGGTCGTCGCCTTCGAGCCCCGCTCTCTGACTGCAGCCCGACGATCTTTCCACGACGCGTATGTTGCAAACCTGGCCGGCGCAGACCTCGTGATGGTAGCGCCTCCCTACCATCGCAATCGCCTTGAAGCCACCGATGTCCTCGACCGATGCGACCTCGCCAGGGCGCTCGAGGAACGCGGAGTGACGGCTCTCATGCCCAATGAAGAAGACGACGTGGTCGACCAACTCCTCGGGGTCCTCCAACCAGGTGATGTGGTGATAGGCTGTTCTTCGGGCGCCTTCGGCGGCATGCACAGAAAACTGATCGAGGCCCTGCAATCTGGAGACGAGAGATGA
- a CDS encoding phosphatidylglycerophosphatase A codes for MSTNQALARAVATFGGLGDKLPAPGTTVGSLLPALLWFGICVIASGNTPRIVTTAIGLVIFTVAGIWSSEREAERRQSADPRPIVIDEAAGQWLTYLVALPFLPLLTTTEIAIFAAAGFFLFRVFDIVKIWPIKAFEKLPGGIGIVADDLAAGYIAAACLAVGWRVLT; via the coding sequence ATGAGCACAAACCAGGCTCTCGCACGAGCAGTTGCAACCTTTGGCGGGCTTGGGGACAAGCTCCCGGCACCGGGAACAACCGTCGGGTCGTTGCTGCCAGCCCTACTGTGGTTCGGCATATGCGTTATCGCATCGGGCAATACCCCTCGCATTGTGACGACAGCCATCGGCCTCGTGATCTTCACGGTCGCCGGCATCTGGTCTTCCGAACGCGAGGCGGAGCGCAGACAGAGCGCCGATCCACGTCCAATCGTCATCGATGAGGCGGCCGGCCAATGGTTGACCTATCTCGTCGCGCTGCCGTTCCTGCCGCTTCTGACCACGACTGAAATCGCCATTTTCGCCGCAGCGGGGTTCTTCCTCTTCCGCGTCTTCGACATCGTCAAGATCTGGCCGATCAAGGCCTTCGAGAAGTTGCCTGGCGGAATCGGCATCGTCGCCGATGATCTCGCGGCCGGATATATAGCCGCCGCCTGCCTGGCCGTCGGATGGCGGGTGTTGACCTGA
- the dapF gene encoding diaminopimelate epimerase, with protein sequence MTSRLFKLEGAGNDFLLGMGAWAERFDSEPDLVRRLCDRRRGIGADGTLALESVASGRVRLGYRNADGSKGDFCANGTRCAARAAVEILGCQENLVVETGWAEIPAEVSGRQVSLVLPLPPPGVRVSEIEIPESISGVRLMKIGVPHLVIETKGLSDLDLRSIAPSLRRHEALGPEGANVDFFEVAPTGEVLLRTWERGVEGETLACGSGMVAVALIVMAERDTERVELVPASGDRLVVDALGKAPVCATRLTGPTRIVASIEPAEELLS encoded by the coding sequence ATGACCTCGAGACTCTTCAAGCTCGAGGGCGCCGGGAACGACTTCCTTCTTGGCATGGGAGCCTGGGCCGAACGTTTCGATTCCGAACCCGACCTCGTACGCCGCCTCTGTGATCGTCGACGCGGGATCGGAGCTGACGGGACTCTCGCCCTCGAGTCTGTCGCAAGCGGCCGGGTTCGTCTCGGATACCGGAACGCCGACGGCAGCAAGGGCGATTTCTGCGCAAATGGCACGCGCTGCGCCGCTCGCGCTGCAGTCGAGATCCTCGGTTGCCAGGAGAATCTCGTGGTAGAGACTGGCTGGGCCGAAATCCCGGCGGAGGTCAGCGGCAGACAGGTGAGCCTGGTCCTGCCTCTGCCACCTCCTGGAGTTCGTGTATCTGAAATCGAAATTCCGGAAAGCATCTCTGGAGTCCGCCTGATGAAGATTGGTGTTCCGCACCTGGTCATCGAGACTAAGGGACTGTCGGACCTCGACCTTCGATCCATCGCTCCGTCACTTCGTCGGCATGAAGCGTTGGGCCCCGAAGGGGCAAATGTCGATTTCTTCGAGGTGGCGCCGACCGGTGAAGTGTTGCTGCGAACCTGGGAGCGCGGGGTGGAGGGAGAAACCCTGGCATGTGGATCGGGCATGGTAGCGGTGGCGCTGATCGTCATGGCTGAACGAGATACGGAAAGGGTAGAGCTCGTTCCCGCATCTGGTGATCGCTTGGTGGTAGATGCGCTGGGCAAGGCTCCTGTTTGTGCGACGCGTCTCACAGGTCCGACACGAATCGTGGCCTCGATCGAGCCCGCGGAAGAGCTCCTGAGTTAG
- the hslU gene encoding ATP-dependent protease ATPase subunit HslU, with protein MNLDTLTPQETVSELDRFIVGQDAAKRAVAVALRNRWRRQQLEPELREEVAPKNIIMIGPTGVGKTEIARRLARLTASPFIKVEASKFTEVGYVGRDVESIVRDLVDAAIQLVRSEKVAEVAVRAERIAEDRLLDLLVMSSGSAAESSLEEKRRAMKRPLRDGLLEENEVELDVSEDRTPTVEMFTPQGMESMGINLKDMFGGLMGRKARKRMTVAEARRILISEEEEKLIDRSQVEAEAISRVENSGIVFLDEIDKICSREDAGGRGPDVSREGVQRDLLPIVEGTHVNTRYGVVSTDHVLFIAAGAFHVSRPADLIPEMQGRFPIRVELQSLGAAEFERILTEPENSLIRQYTALLGTENLELRFSEDAVQTIARMAAEINETAENIGARRLHTVLERLLEEISFSATEHSGELFEVTADMVKERLGELVGDSDLARYIL; from the coding sequence GTGAATCTGGACACATTGACCCCGCAAGAAACGGTATCGGAACTCGACCGGTTCATCGTCGGTCAGGACGCGGCCAAACGTGCCGTTGCGGTGGCGCTGCGCAATCGCTGGCGCCGCCAACAGCTCGAACCTGAGCTGCGCGAGGAGGTGGCGCCGAAGAACATCATCATGATCGGGCCAACCGGTGTCGGTAAAACCGAAATCGCACGGCGGTTGGCGCGCCTCACCGCGTCACCCTTCATCAAGGTCGAGGCGTCGAAATTCACAGAGGTCGGATACGTCGGCCGTGACGTGGAATCGATCGTCCGCGATCTCGTAGATGCGGCGATTCAGCTGGTCCGTTCTGAAAAAGTAGCTGAAGTCGCAGTGCGCGCTGAAAGGATTGCCGAGGACCGGCTCCTCGACCTGCTCGTGATGAGCTCGGGCTCCGCGGCGGAATCCTCGCTCGAGGAAAAACGGCGAGCGATGAAGCGTCCCCTCAGAGACGGCCTTCTCGAGGAGAACGAGGTCGAGCTCGACGTGTCCGAAGACCGCACACCGACGGTGGAAATGTTCACTCCGCAGGGCATGGAATCGATGGGAATCAACCTCAAGGACATGTTTGGCGGCCTCATGGGACGCAAGGCGCGCAAGCGCATGACGGTGGCGGAGGCAAGGAGAATCCTGATCTCCGAGGAGGAAGAGAAGCTCATCGATCGCTCGCAGGTGGAAGCCGAGGCCATCAGCCGGGTGGAGAATTCAGGCATCGTTTTTCTCGACGAGATCGACAAAATCTGCTCCCGCGAGGATGCGGGCGGACGGGGGCCGGACGTGTCGCGCGAAGGCGTACAACGTGATCTCCTGCCGATCGTCGAAGGCACGCATGTCAACACGCGTTACGGCGTGGTCAGCACCGACCACGTGCTGTTTATCGCGGCTGGTGCCTTCCACGTATCTCGTCCCGCAGACCTCATACCGGAGATGCAGGGACGCTTTCCGATTCGGGTTGAGCTCCAATCGCTCGGTGCGGCAGAATTCGAGCGGATCCTGACCGAGCCCGAGAACTCGTTGATTCGGCAGTACACGGCACTTCTCGGGACCGAGAATCTCGAGCTTCGGTTCAGCGAAGACGCTGTCCAGACGATTGCGCGAATGGCTGCCGAAATCAACGAGACGGCGGAGAACATCGGTGCGCGACGCCTTCACACGGTTCTCGAGCGCCTGCTGGAAGAGATCAGTTTTTCGGCCACCGAGCACTCCGGGGAGCTTTTCGAGGTTACGGCTGACATGGTGAAGGAGCGGTTGGGCGAGCTCGTTGGTGACAGTGACTTGGCGAGGTATATCCTGTAG
- the hslV gene encoding ATP-dependent protease subunit HslV has translation MNNEWHHTTVVAVRRGKVVAVGSDGQVTLGTTVLKHGAAKVRKLAGGKVIAGFAGSVADALALFTRFESKLEEFGHNLERAAVELARDWRTDKALRHLEALLITADAKTTLLVSGTGEVLSPDDDVVAVGSGGSYALAAARALLKYTELSAEEVVRESLSIASDIDIYTNNHITVEELKA, from the coding sequence ATGAATAATGAATGGCACCACACGACCGTGGTGGCGGTCCGACGCGGAAAAGTCGTTGCGGTGGGCTCAGACGGCCAGGTAACCCTCGGAACGACGGTTCTCAAACATGGGGCGGCAAAGGTACGAAAACTCGCCGGCGGCAAGGTCATTGCGGGATTTGCCGGCTCGGTGGCCGACGCGCTGGCGCTTTTCACGCGCTTCGAATCCAAGCTCGAGGAGTTCGGCCACAACCTCGAGCGGGCAGCCGTCGAGCTTGCCCGCGATTGGCGGACAGACAAGGCGTTACGCCACCTCGAGGCGCTTCTGATCACCGCAGACGCCAAAACCACGCTGCTGGTTTCAGGCACCGGCGAGGTCCTCTCCCCGGACGACGACGTGGTGGCGGTTGGCTCGGGCGGGAGCTATGCGTTGGCCGCCGCGCGAGCGCTCCTCAAGTACACCGAGCTGAGTGCTGAAGAGGTGGTCAGGGAAAGCTTGTCGATCGCCTCCGACATCGACATTTACACCAACAACCACATTACGGTTGAGGAGCTGAAAGCGTGA